GATATTTCTAGTCAAATGATATGGACGAAGTTGAGAGTATGGCTGAAAGGGAGATGAAGAAAAGAATGGATAGAGTTAAAGTaagtaatatatttattaaagttaaattaacttaattttatcGTTGTATTTGAAATAAAGTGAAATGGAGGAAGTTGTTTTTCAAAACAGATGTAACATTTGAAGTGATTTGGATATTGAAAAGGTATAAAATAATAGGGATGGAAAATGAAAGTACCACAATTTGCATTTAATCACCGATTCTACGATTAATACAACACCGTTGGACTGAGGGGTTcatatctaaattaatataaaatattaaagaaactcaaaagaaaggaaatttataaattaatatatttacatCCCAAACTTCTAACAGCTTCTTCCACTTGCCAAATTCGACAGCCCATCGTACCAAACTttctagatttttcaaaaattaattatatattaagttGGTGTATGCCAACCAAAAAAAACAACCACCTCATTTCTTAACTAATGTCTTTACATTCAACAAAATCACTATACTAATACTCATTAAAAAAATGAGCCAAAATGGTAATGACTAAAAAGTACGATTTCAGTATGGTATTTGTAATAAATCAACTTTAATGGATATTTTTCAGTCACACACAAATTTGATTTTGGAAAAGAGAATGATTTTTATATgccttattttttataaatataaatttgtatCAATTGTCTTCTCTATTTTCTAAccattgtaatatatatattaaaaagtttTATTCCTCCTATTATTACATTAATAATTAAACGAATCATTAGTGCAATATAAGAAAATCAAAGTAAATTGTGGAAGTAAACCAGGGAAAGTTTGATAagttaaatatgattttttacattttcaacattaagatgaaagattaaaaaataatttgttttagaaaatttaaaaaaaattaaatttgttacCATAGAACAAATAAATTCACTGGTAAATATTATATGTGGTGATTCGAgagataatattattatattgaaccGAACAATCACAAACCCTGAACATATATTATAaagcaaataattttaaattaatagagCGAGGAAATAATTTCATTTGGACTACGCTAAACTTTTAAATTCATTCTCTCATTTGGTtcttatttataatattaaatattttaaataattaaattttataaaaatatatttaaaatattttattgaaagtttttataatataattttacaaattattatccatggtaaaaataaaaaaaatacttatccaaaagaaaaataaattaaaaataagaagtgGATGTATATATTGTATCGAAATGGATAATCGTAAATAtggaaatattgaaatttaattttgttattattcactttcattattcatcatctttTATGATAGCTGGAAAAAGATACGTGCTAAGGAGATAAGTGAAGAAGAAGTCGGCAATGATTGAATCGACCTGTCCACAAAGAAAGCATTCATCGTTCAATTTATATTGCTCCTAGCTAGCTAACAAACACTAGGTACATCTTCCTGTTGGGGGTCTAATAGCAAAGCCCCCAACCCAATTTAGTAAGAGATTTGACATGATATTAGCATTATTGCTACTTGTACGTATTTCAAATGAAACAAAACCGTGAGGTCACTCTCAAAACAAGGCAACCCCCGGGGGGGCCCTGCCCATCCTACACCCAAGTTGCCATGTTTAGTCATtccaaaaaaacaaacaaaagcaAAAGCCAACTTTCTAGTGAAATATTTGACACATAAATGCATATTACAAAACTAATTCACGGCTGAAATTTCAACTTCCATCACTTTATAGAATCTTATTTGAATGCATCAGCTTTTAATTTTTCAACCATCCTTTTAATTGCCTGAACTTACAGAGTCATAAAATATTCCAActtctttattcttttcttttctttttttttataaaaaaatctgcTTTAATTATCTAACAGAATGAGCGGCCAATGCACGTGAATGGGTCCATTTCCTTCACCAATTGTCTTTGAGTGCACCGTTTGATGGATCGTGGACCCTAAGTATATGCAAACCAAAGCATCTGTTGTAATTTTTCAAGAcaattttagatttgtttttaTATCTCGCAGACTCTCACCAGCAAACTTTAAGCTTGGGTTTCAAAGTAAATGTAGGCACATTAGCATCTTAGCTTCACTGCGTTTCTATATCCTCACCCAACTTAAGTAGAGGCCTCCAGCATGGCTATGACTCActaataaaaagataatattatTGAAGAGAACAGTCATATATTTCAAAAAGATTAATTTTTGTGATTATAAAATGGATATGAAagatgaatttaaaaagaaaaaaaaaaccttacttGGACAAGAGTACCAAGCTGAGGAACCTGCAAAGTGCAAACACTTCCTAAGCACCTGATTCTACAATCAATCTATTTTATGTTCAAACTCATGGCTGACTTCTTGCTTTTGTACTAATACATCTTCAAACACCTTAATAAGGCTGCTCTTCGTAAGTACTTATAGACTAGACATGCGGCTAACCAGCTTTGTTTGAATCATGGGATGGTAGGGCTTTGGCCCACCAAAAATGCAACTGTTGAGTGCTCAAAACACTCCCTTTCTGATCATACCAAACGAAGTTACCTTTTTGTACTAGGTTCGTTCAATCCAGCAAAACCCGTAATGGCAGTGCCAGTTTGCCACCAACATCGGCTAACACTAGCACTAGGTTCCCAAACCCAACCCAAAAGTTAAAAGGGGCGCCTTCACAAACTGGCCTACCTCCATTCGTCTCAGGGAATCTCTCAGTTATCGTCAGTAGTTGTCCTGGACTGGTTGGCCTAATTATCCATCTAAAACTGGGCCGAAGGTCTTTTAGCTATATCAAGTCTAAAAAATCTTCACACCTCTCAATTCCAATACAAGATTTGGAGAAGTGACGTCAGTTGGCACTCCCCAATTTTTAACATgggaaaaatcaaaataaagcaTTAATGTGGGGACGAAGTTGCAGTacaattttatttatgaaaaaagaTGTGGTTGCATTAAAACTTTCTGCACCTTGGACCGCAGATGAGATAGCTGTACAATTGGCTGCATCTTACACTTCCCAACTTAATTCGCTACCCCTTCCCTCCTTCACTATCGCTTCAATGTTGTAGGCCCAatcctttttcttatttttcttcttttttctttcacctAATGGAAACTACAGAATATTTGTTCAAAGAAGAGAGATATATATGTTTCTAGATATTAGCTAAGGCGAAAATGACAGATTGGCAGAATTATAAGGTGAAGAAAGTGATCAGATACAAGGCTACATGCTGAGGAGGATGGATCATGTTAGTTCTACAGGATATGGGCCCCATCATTCTGCTtccagattttttttttcttatgcaTAAAGAGattttaagaataaaataattttttatttgagataaaattaaatttaaaggttagaaaattttaaacattctgaaataataaaaattcgaaAAATGTTTAATGGACCAAAAGGATCGACCCAGCTAGCATTGATGAACCTCATTTGATTTATGGGTCCATTTCTATCCGAAGctctttgaaaatatatatatattttttcgtttttctATATAAAGAAGGTAGGGTTTGGATCGAATCTGATGATGGACATGGTACGCGCGAGGTTATTTTATTTGGTAGGCAAATGCTTTTAAAGTTTAATAATGGAGCGTCAGAGTCAATAGATACCCTAAAAACGaaaacaattgaaataaaataataatattattattataacatggCTTTCCAACAACGTACTTGCTCTGCCACGCATTAAGTTGGTAAATTTTAGGAATGTATTTTCACCTCggcttaataaaaaaatcattttttaaagttaaaataaaattaataaatttgaaaaaaaatcaaacataagTCAGGAGCATTCCGACTTAAAGattatttctaataaaaaatagaaaatacttatatttcatgtgattttcaaaaattaaggatTTGGTTGTTTTATTTTTTCAGATTTTAGAATTTAGATCAAATTTTTTTCCATTTGCAAGTTATCACagcaacaaaattaataaaaaaataaaaaaaagttaattaagtTGTTACATgggtatcaaaaataaaaatttaaaccagCTTAAAGATTACGGGtgttttaaaaaactttaaagtTTGATTTTTGTTGGTTGAAACTTAAACTTCCGCTATAATCCCGCATTTGTGGAATTAGCGTTTTGCTTGAGATTTTGGGTTTGCGGTTGAAAGGTCAATCAACCAACTTTTGAAATTTTGTGGAATCCTGGATTATACTTTCCCATATTGATTTTGTGAATATGGAGTGTTttacttatttataatatatcataATTTTGATTTCATCTACGTAAAATCAGAAATATTGATGTGGTTGTAactcaattaatattttaaattttgaaaagagaTTATAAAAGAAGAATATAACTTTTTGAGTCCtataaacaaaagaaagatgaCAAGAATGATCACCTGCTCCTCCATGAGTGTCGCTTTTAAAGTGAATACCACGATTAGGCAAGTGAGAAAAAATGAAATCTATTAATTTCGgcaataaaaagtaatttcaatgaagaaatcgaagaaaacaaatatttggtattattttaaattaataaaatggaGTGGTCCCCACGTTCGGTGTCAAGCCTCGGAACCAACCAACACAACCCATAAAATGGCAGAAAAAACCCCTATCCCGTAATTTCCCCCACCCAGGTATCTCAGCTAACCTTTTCCCAACTAATTTCTAGGAAAATGGAAGGTTAATTCTGTCTTTTCCACAAACGAAAAGATTTTCCAGGGAAAGGAAATATGGCTTGCAGTGTTGGCAATGTGCTCCGTTTCTTCTTCCCCTTCTCTCTCTTTTTGCAGTTCGTTAAGCTGCTCCAATCTCTTCACCTACTCTTTAgcaaataccaaattaaattaccttaataagtattttattatttgtatacaatttttttcttctttttatttccttcattCAAGTTAGTTTTATAAATTATACTATATATATTGCTGCTGCTGGTTGTACATAGCTCTTcttctctttccttttttttttcttgagtttTTTAGAGCAAAAATCGAAAATGCCTCTGGTTAGAGCTCAGGTGAGGAATGAGTACGGGCTTGGTCAACCGGAGCTTTACAAGGAAGTCAATAGAGAAGATCCAAAAGCTGTTCTCGACGGCATCGCCGTCGCCGGCCTCGTTGGGATCTTGCGCCAGTTAGGCGATCTTGCTGAGTATGTTTAAGCTTTTATTCTTTTTATCGGCTTTATAACACCTCTGGTTGGTTGCTTACTAAGGAAATCGAAAGCATTTATAGAAGTTGGAAGTTATAGAGTTTGATTAATGGACCTTTAAGCTTTTTAATTATAGGATGTTCTTCTTTTATTACTTAGTTTCGGTTCTGATTTGCGTTTAAATTGTTACTTATTTATTCAAACTGCGGTGTTTAACTGGTGTAGCTCGGTTTGTTATGCTGTAGATTTGCAGCAGAGGTTTTTCATGGATTACAAGAGCAAGTAATGAGCACAGCTTCTAGGAGTCATAAATTGACGATTCGTGTGCAACGGATTGAAGCTGCGCTTCCGCCTCTTGAGAAGGCTGTTCTTGCCCAGACTAGTCATATTCACTTTGCTTATACAGCTGGTATGGCCTCTGTACGTATCCTTTGCTTCAAAAGCCACTGATTTTTCTTGACAGATAATGCTTCTTCTTCATTGTTTCGCGGTTACAGAGATATGAATTCAGTACATActactttatttatttgttatagtCATATTGTATGCTTTTATGCTTTCTTCTAGCATTTGTTGCCTGAATTTGGGTTGTCTACCAGCAAGATATAGACCTTAAGCTCACTGTTATTCATGCTTTACTGCAGCAAAAAGggcatcttttttcttttttctttttcctttttgaagtTCAAATATTTAGTAAGAGCTTAGTTTCAGTAAGAACCTTGCATGTTTTCAATCATGTGGCATCAGTTGTAAGTTGCTGCTGACAATCGAAGCAATATTCATGTAGGGAGATGACTATATTGAAAGAAAGCAGATCTATGGCATTGGAAACATGTTCAACAGAAAACATGCTTTAGTCGTTTAAATCCTGGGAAGGTTTACATTGATTACAGAATAAATGGacttgaaatattttaatatgattattttatcAGTACatttatacacacatatatatttgttGCATGTAatgttaattgttaatattattttgttcGAGGTTATTGCATATTAATACACCTGTATGTTTAAGAATCAAGATACAAGGAAAACAGTGATCTTGTTTCTTACTTAGACATAAACTAGGTtcaagttttcattttttatattgcAAGTTTGAATTTATTGTATTAGCTATAGGGAATTTTTTATCTTTCTGTTCAAATCTTTATGGAAAGCAGTTGACCTACAGGTTCTGAATGGCACCCTCGGATTCGGAATGAGAAAAATCTTTTCATTTACAATGATTTGCCACGATTTATTATGGATTCCTATGAAGTTTGTCGCGACCCTCCACATCTACACTTGCTTGACAAGTATGGTTATTTACATCCACTCCCTCTTTTTAGCCATGACAAGCATTTTTCAAGAAATAAATTTGTGATGTGTGTAAGTATGTTGTTCTGGATTCTTCTTACTTCTGCTTTGCATTCAGATTTGATGCTGGTGGCCCAGGATCTTGTTTACAGAGATATTCTGATCCAACCTTCTTTAAGCGAGCTTCAGGTAGCTCCATTGAAGAAGATGTTGAGAAAGTCCAAAGAGATAAGAGGAGTCGTAAAAGCAAGGTGGTATTATTTACTCTATCAACCATCCAGGCAGAGAATCTTTATAGTTTTGAGTCAATTTCTGCAACGGTTTTTTATTGACTCAATTCATGTTAATTTAATGTATTACATAGTTTAATCTTTACAATATATTTGTCGTTGGGATTTCTATGATGTGGAGGTATAGTTTGTATGAATTCAACCTTTTCAGGCTCATGTTGCAACTAAATAAGCTATATGTTCTTCAATTTGGAATTATTTCTGAATTAACATTGTTGAAAATGGACAGAAAAGAAGATCGTCCCACAGGAATGGCAAACTATTACGTGGTGCATCAGTATCAAGTTGCAGTGGCAGGtaatgcatgtatatgtatataaaaggcATGTGTGCACTCACATTCATACAGACAGCATACCAACacaaaagtgtatatatatatttttgcatacGCCTTATTGTGTTGAATGCGGTTTGATTCAATTAAAATTTACTTGAAATCTGGCTTTGCAGAATGCAGTTTACTTCTGTACTTGCTAATGGGCGAACTTCCTCTCAAAATGCATCTACAGTTGATATGGCACCGAAATCTGATATGGGAGAGCATTCAAGTTCTTTTGATTCAAGAACTGGGTCTGGATATATTGAATGTGCTTTCAATCTTGGTTCATCCATGCTAGAGGAAATGGAACCCAAGGAATTCTCCTCTAAGCTGATGCAAGAAACAGATACCCTTGGTTCCAATTTTCCTGTTGATCAAACTCGGGTTCTAGATGATAATTTTTCACATAGTTCATCACAAGAGCAGATTGTCCCTAGTTTATCTTGTGTAACATGGGATGAAAAGGCAGAAATAGTGGAGTCCAAAGCAGGAAATCGGGATATAGATGAAGTTCCAGAGATGAACTTTGATGTAGATGTGCAGGAAATTGGAATTGCCAATGCCGGAAATGGTGACCAAGTGCATATCCCCTTTAATGATGTGGATGCTCCCCAAGCAAGCATTATTGAGAaccaaaatgatgaaattgaaagtgaACCAGACAATTACATGGATGCACTGAACACAATAGAGTCGGAATCTGAAAATGATATTGAGTGCCATAGAAAACAAGAAGTGGAACAGTGTTCTGAAAATGATATCGAGTGTCAAAGAGAACTGGGAATGGAACGGAGTGAGGATGCTAACAACGTTAGTAATGAGAATAGAGAAGATGAACAGGTTGTTATGGATGATAACGTGGACAGTAATTCATCTATAATTGAACCGTCTGCCTCATCCAATATTATTTCTAGCAATGGGATGTCTGGGAGTTCATCTGATCCAGTAGCCTCTGAGAATATTCCCTGTGAACAGGTGCCTCAAATCTTAGGCAAATCTTCTGACCCTGATCGTACATCAAATACTGGTTTATGCATAAGTGAGGAAATCTGTAATGGCTCACAAGCGGAATTTGTCATCAGTGATCCATCACCATCCTCTGGCTCCACAGTTTCTGATATGCATGATCCAGCCGGTGATAGGATCATGAACAGTGTTAATGACTCTCAAAACTCCCAGACTGAATCTTCTTCTGTGCATTCAGTTGGGTTCTGGACAAATGGTGGCCTTTTGGGACTTCAGCCATCAAAACCTCCTGATTTTGCTGTATCAACTGTAGGTCAGGGTTCTGCAGCTACAACTAGTGAAGTATTTGGTCCTCCAAATCAAATACTTATGTCTTTGCAAGATGGACTCAAAGGAAATGCAGGCACTGTGGTTGAGAATGCTAATTTAGATGCAAACCTTGGAAGACCTGTTAATTCTCATTTTAATGATAATCTTGATAATTTAAATGGTGTTGGCTCTAGCCTAAATACCTCCTTGCCACATGGAAACAAGAACCCGGTCAATCCTAACATCAAAGCTACATCTATTGAATCTGATGAGGAGGAGGATGACAAGTCATCTAGGATGTTTGGACTTGGCCATAAATTACTTGTAAATGGTTTTCGCAGAAAGGTGTCAATTGGCAATGATGATGATTCTGAACCAGCCACTTCTAGAAAAACTGGGGTATTGGAGCCTAGGAATGAGCAGCAGCGCATATCGTATCAGAAAATTCCTCAGACGACCGTTAATGAACAGATCGGAAATGGATCTCCCATAAATTCACTTACTTCTTCTCCACCACTTGAACATATGAAAATATCCTTCAACCCTTTAGATGGATTTGGGACTTCCAAACTCAAATTGCAATTTCCTGACGGGAATCATTATCATGAAAACATTAGAGACATGTTTCCTTCATTTCAGTTGGTCCCAGTGCCTGCTATTTCAGCGCATGGTGTTGCTTCAGACTCTGATGATGATACTTTCTGCAGATCATCCCCTTATATGTCTGATGACTGCCTTAGTCATTGCTCTGAGTCAAATTCTGAGCAGTGGGAATCTGGTGAAGCACCTGAAAGCAATGATCCTGCGCTGCATGATGCATTAAGCAGATTGTCATCGATGGAATCTGTTTCAAGCTGTTTACAAGTTAGGGGAGCAGCCAATAATGGCATCTGTGTTAATAGGGGAAATAAAAAACCTATAGCACCGGGGTCTAGTGCAGCAGAACCATCTCTATCTATGCCACTCGATCTCCCAGGTTTTGATGTCATTAACCCTGTACTGCATGATGAAACCAAAAGTAATTCTGATCAAAAGAATCAGGTAAAATTGCAAAATGCAATGCAGCTCAAACCATTGCCTCCACCTCCCCCCCCTGCACAATGGCGGGTTTCAAAACCCTGCTTCAACGAGGCAGAAGAAAGACAACATGCTTTATCAGAGTCACTGAGACATGAGCTTGATCTGAAACTTCTTAGTTCTTTCGTCTCTCAGAAGCCTGAGCCAGCTTTAGTTAATCAACAGAAAATAAATGATAAGGCAAATGCATTGAAACCAGAGAAGAAGGTACTTCAGCAATGTTGTCAAtctgtattattattattgttagtattaCTATTTTGAAATGAATGTTGTGAAATGGGAACTGGTTGTATATAAATGGTAAAAATTTGATGAATGCGGTAGGTGGACGAAGAGAAAAATAATGGACAGAAAGGCGTAAGCCTGCTCAGTGGTGGCCGAGGGATGGATGAAAAGGAAGATTTCTTGCATCAGATCAGAACTAAAGTGagtattcatttattttcttttatgtcaCTTGTCATCGTCCAAATGAATAATGAGCCCCTAATTTAGATGTACATATACAAATGTGAATTTCACTGTTTGAAGAAACAATTTATTTGATCAAATTCtgaaaaagaaggaaaacaaaAGCAGTAGATAGCTATGTAAATACTAAAATATCATTGATCATTTTAATGGCTTATTTGTCAGTACTTTTTGAATTTGACAACAATAATTGCATATGCCTTACAGATGTATTTTTCAGATAAGAATTTCCCACTGCTCTTCCCTCTTTTTCTCCTATAGAacagaaaataagagaaagaagtTCCTTTGTTATAGAGCGGGAGTTAGTCTGTGTAGTTTGAGCATGTTTTATGCATGGACGCATGTATCTCGTAGAGAGTTGATGGCTATTGTGATAAAATGGAGTATATTTCATTCACTTGCCTTTGTTCATTGTCATTTCAGTCTTTCAACCTAAGACCCACAGCCACTGCAAGACCAACTGTTATTTCTGGTCCCACTGCAAATGTCCAGGTCACTGCAATTTTGCAGAAAGCAAATGCAATTCGCCAGGTTTGTAATTCCTCCTCTTTTACTTTTCCCCCCTCTCATCTCAGTTCTCTTATGAATGAGGCAACCAGATTAACACTTACGAAACTTGTTCAGGCTGTTGGGAGTGATGACGATGATAACTGGAGTGACAATTAATTATTTTGGAATACGAATGCAAAAGACAATCAGAAGTTCTCCCAGTCTTGGGTTTTCAAATTTGGGTGAGGTTGTTTGAAATGTGTATAATCCTTGTTTCTTCTTGTAATTAGTTACTTGGGCTCATCTTGTATCGTATAGTGATTATTTGCATTCGTTTCTTAAATAGTTAATGTTTTGAACAGGTATTTAGGTGGATCATGATGCATAATGCATGAGAATATGATAGTCTATTAAGTTGTGTattccccccctttttttttagtttatatttaaCGGACTCTACCATGCTCGCAATTTTCTGTTGTTTTGCCTCATAGGGAATTGTTATTTCCTCTTAGGACTGAGGACGCGAGGTTATTGCTACCGAAAATTGCTTTACTATTTTGGCACGTCAACTAGGAGTCAGAAATTATAATGCAACTTGATATGGATGAATTGTGTGTAAGAAAGCATTTCAGTTTGGCCGTTGAATATAAGGAAAGCTGGATGTTGTGTCGTCGTTAGAACATGGATGTTGCCAATTTATGCAGCAAATAAAGAATGATTACAATTGCCCGTTTCTCCGTCTTGCTTGAAAGTGTAATTTTCAGCGGCAACAAAAACAGGGATTAGCAGTGCCGGTTA
The genomic region above belongs to Gossypium hirsutum isolate 1008001.06 chromosome D05, Gossypium_hirsutum_v2.1, whole genome shotgun sequence and contains:
- the LOC107905815 gene encoding protein SCAR3 isoform X1 → MPLVRAQVRNEYGLGQPELYKEVNREDPKAVLDGIAVAGLVGILRQLGDLAEFAAEVFHGLQEQVMSTASRSHKLTIRVQRIEAALPPLEKAVLAQTSHIHFAYTAGSEWHPRIRNEKNLFIYNDLPRFIMDSYEVCRDPPHLHLLDKFDAGGPGSCLQRYSDPTFFKRASGSSIEEDVEKVQRDKRSRKSKKRRSSHRNGKLLRGASVSSCSGRMQFTSVLANGRTSSQNASTVDMAPKSDMGEHSSSFDSRTGSGYIECAFNLGSSMLEEMEPKEFSSKLMQETDTLGSNFPVDQTRVLDDNFSHSSSQEQIVPSLSCVTWDEKAEIVESKAGNRDIDEVPEMNFDVDVQEIGIANAGNGDQVHIPFNDVDAPQASIIENQNDEIESEPDNYMDALNTIESESENDIECHRKQEVEQCSENDIECQRELGMERSEDANNVSNENREDEQVVMDDNVDSNSSIIEPSASSNIISSNGMSGSSSDPVASENIPCEQVPQILGKSSDPDRTSNTGLCISEEICNGSQAEFVISDPSPSSGSTVSDMHDPAGDRIMNSVNDSQNSQTESSSVHSVGFWTNGGLLGLQPSKPPDFAVSTVGQGSAATTSEVFGPPNQILMSLQDGLKGNAGTVVENANLDANLGRPVNSHFNDNLDNLNGVGSSLNTSLPHGNKNPVNPNIKATSIESDEEEDDKSSRMFGLGHKLLVNGFRRKVSIGNDDDSEPATSRKTGVLEPRNEQQRISYQKIPQTTVNEQIGNGSPINSLTSSPPLEHMKISFNPLDGFGTSKLKLQFPDGNHYHENIRDMFPSFQLVPVPAISAHGVASDSDDDTFCRSSPYMSDDCLSHCSESNSEQWESGEAPESNDPALHDALSRLSSMESVSSCLQVRGAANNGICVNRGNKKPIAPGSSAAEPSLSMPLDLPGFDVINPVLHDETKSNSDQKNQVKLQNAMQLKPLPPPPPPAQWRVSKPCFNEAEERQHALSESLRHELDLKLLSSFVSQKPEPALVNQQKINDKANALKPEKKVDEEKNNGQKGVSLLSGGRGMDEKEDFLHQIRTKSFNLRPTATARPTVISGPTANVQVTAILQKANAIRQAVGSDDDDNWSDN
- the LOC107905815 gene encoding protein SCAR3 isoform X2, whose translation is MDSYEVCRDPPHLHLLDKFDAGGPGSCLQRYSDPTFFKRASGSSIEEDVEKVQRDKRSRKSKKRRSSHRNGKLLRGASVSSCSGRMQFTSVLANGRTSSQNASTVDMAPKSDMGEHSSSFDSRTGSGYIECAFNLGSSMLEEMEPKEFSSKLMQETDTLGSNFPVDQTRVLDDNFSHSSSQEQIVPSLSCVTWDEKAEIVESKAGNRDIDEVPEMNFDVDVQEIGIANAGNGDQVHIPFNDVDAPQASIIENQNDEIESEPDNYMDALNTIESESENDIECHRKQEVEQCSENDIECQRELGMERSEDANNVSNENREDEQVVMDDNVDSNSSIIEPSASSNIISSNGMSGSSSDPVASENIPCEQVPQILGKSSDPDRTSNTGLCISEEICNGSQAEFVISDPSPSSGSTVSDMHDPAGDRIMNSVNDSQNSQTESSSVHSVGFWTNGGLLGLQPSKPPDFAVSTVGQGSAATTSEVFGPPNQILMSLQDGLKGNAGTVVENANLDANLGRPVNSHFNDNLDNLNGVGSSLNTSLPHGNKNPVNPNIKATSIESDEEEDDKSSRMFGLGHKLLVNGFRRKVSIGNDDDSEPATSRKTGVLEPRNEQQRISYQKIPQTTVNEQIGNGSPINSLTSSPPLEHMKISFNPLDGFGTSKLKLQFPDGNHYHENIRDMFPSFQLVPVPAISAHGVASDSDDDTFCRSSPYMSDDCLSHCSESNSEQWESGEAPESNDPALHDALSRLSSMESVSSCLQVRGAANNGICVNRGNKKPIAPGSSAAEPSLSMPLDLPGFDVINPVLHDETKSNSDQKNQVKLQNAMQLKPLPPPPPPAQWRVSKPCFNEAEERQHALSESLRHELDLKLLSSFVSQKPEPALVNQQKINDKANALKPEKKVDEEKNNGQKGVSLLSGGRGMDEKEDFLHQIRTKSFNLRPTATARPTVISGPTANVQVTAILQKANAIRQAVGSDDDDNWSDN